One segment of Anatilimnocola aggregata DNA contains the following:
- a CDS encoding PSD1 and planctomycete cytochrome C domain-containing protein translates to MRQKFSILIAFCLLCPTLARAQESDRAKAEFFEAKIRPALVAHCYECHSTKSGKARGSLKVDSRDGLLAGGDTGPAVVARSLEKSLLFKAITHDGDFQMPPKGKLPDDVIADIRKWILMGAPDPRVTEINPAVKTVIDVEKGREYWAYRPLVRPEPPSSPSSSWARTPIDQFTIAKLDEHKLKPVADAPPRLLVRRLYFVLTGLPPTPEEIENWTKRIETQPSEKAKQDALAELVDHLLESPQYGERWGRHWMDVARFAESTGGDQNNVFQHAWRYRDWVINAFNSDKPYDQFIREQIAGDLLPIANDQEWADNVIATGFLAVGTKIVGEEDQQKFFADLVDEQIDATTRAFLATSVACARCHDHKFDPIPQFDYYAIAGIFRSTETHYGLLKAQARQATTLLDLTGLGPPAGTPELNAEEYAALVKKRDDAAQEIADAMKKIRSGENVFRGLLRKYRSDRDETEAALQAYSNRGQPRVFAMGTQDRDLPLATRLLVRGELDKPAQSVPRGVLQVLSPRGKHSLPTVSKGSGRLDLANWIAWQQNPLTARVMSNRVWHWMFGRGLVRTVDDFGSTGDRPTHPELLDYLANRFIQNGWSTKRLIREIALSRTWELSTSFEEDNFAVDPDNQYLWRMHQRRLEGEAVRDAMLVVGGNLDPQRPLGTLLREVGEGNVGQNVFEPVIRAIDSNHRSVYLPRVRGVLPELLELFDAPDASLVAGSREQTSSPLQSLFLMNNPFVQRQAEGLAQLVANRPPSEQIEYAYLLALGRKPREEEKQLANSFMNDIGSARLSTQQKLTAYCQALICTTEFCSID, encoded by the coding sequence ATGCGACAAAAGTTTTCGATACTCATCGCTTTCTGCCTGCTTTGTCCGACTCTTGCGCGTGCGCAGGAGAGCGATCGCGCGAAGGCTGAATTCTTTGAAGCAAAGATCCGTCCCGCATTGGTAGCCCATTGTTACGAATGCCATTCGACAAAGTCGGGCAAGGCGCGGGGTAGCCTGAAAGTCGACTCACGTGACGGCCTGCTGGCTGGCGGTGACACGGGGCCGGCGGTTGTCGCGCGTTCGTTGGAAAAGAGCTTGTTGTTCAAGGCGATCACTCACGATGGTGATTTCCAGATGCCTCCTAAAGGAAAATTGCCTGACGATGTGATCGCTGACATTCGTAAATGGATTCTGATGGGCGCGCCCGACCCGCGCGTCACTGAAATCAATCCCGCCGTGAAAACGGTGATTGACGTCGAAAAGGGGCGTGAGTATTGGGCGTACCGCCCCCTGGTTCGACCCGAGCCGCCGAGCAGCCCCAGTTCGTCCTGGGCTCGGACGCCGATCGACCAGTTTACTATTGCGAAGCTCGACGAACACAAGCTGAAGCCGGTTGCTGACGCGCCGCCACGATTGCTTGTTCGCCGTCTGTACTTCGTGCTCACCGGCCTGCCCCCTACGCCCGAAGAGATAGAGAACTGGACGAAAAGGATCGAAACGCAACCGTCCGAAAAGGCAAAGCAGGACGCTCTTGCCGAACTCGTCGATCACTTGCTCGAATCGCCGCAGTACGGCGAGCGCTGGGGGCGGCACTGGATGGACGTGGCCCGCTTTGCCGAATCGACCGGCGGCGATCAGAACAACGTGTTTCAGCACGCTTGGCGGTATCGAGACTGGGTGATCAACGCTTTCAACAGCGACAAACCATACGACCAGTTCATCCGTGAACAGATTGCCGGCGACTTGCTGCCGATCGCCAACGATCAGGAGTGGGCCGATAACGTGATCGCCACCGGCTTCCTCGCGGTGGGCACGAAAATCGTTGGCGAAGAGGACCAACAGAAATTCTTCGCGGATTTAGTGGATGAGCAGATCGACGCCACGACGCGGGCGTTCCTGGCGACGAGCGTGGCTTGCGCACGATGCCACGATCACAAGTTCGATCCGATTCCACAGTTCGATTATTACGCGATAGCGGGAATCTTCCGCTCGACCGAAACGCATTACGGTCTGCTGAAGGCGCAGGCGCGACAAGCCACGACCCTGCTCGACTTGACTGGCCTGGGACCACCGGCGGGAACTCCGGAACTCAACGCGGAAGAATACGCAGCGCTTGTCAAAAAACGTGATGATGCCGCCCAGGAAATCGCAGATGCAATGAAGAAGATCCGCTCCGGCGAAAATGTCTTTCGGGGACTGCTCCGCAAATATCGGTCAGATCGTGATGAGACTGAAGCGGCACTGCAAGCTTACTCAAATCGCGGACAGCCGCGCGTGTTTGCGATGGGGACGCAGGATCGCGACCTCCCGTTGGCGACTCGGTTGCTCGTGCGCGGCGAACTTGACAAGCCGGCGCAAAGCGTCCCGCGTGGGGTGCTGCAAGTGCTTAGTCCGCGGGGAAAGCACTCTTTGCCAACCGTCAGCAAGGGAAGCGGACGGTTGGATTTGGCGAATTGGATCGCGTGGCAACAGAACCCGCTCACTGCCCGCGTCATGTCCAATCGCGTATGGCATTGGATGTTCGGCCGTGGTCTCGTGCGGACGGTTGACGATTTCGGCTCTACCGGTGATCGCCCCACGCACCCGGAATTGCTTGATTACCTGGCAAATCGCTTCATCCAGAATGGCTGGTCGACCAAGAGGCTGATTCGTGAAATCGCCCTCTCGCGCACTTGGGAACTTTCGACCTCGTTCGAAGAGGATAACTTTGCCGTCGATCCCGACAATCAATATCTCTGGCGAATGCACCAGCGACGCCTGGAGGGCGAGGCGGTTCGCGACGCCATGTTGGTCGTCGGCGGCAATCTCGATCCGCAGCGGCCGTTGGGCACTTTGCTTCGCGAAGTGGGCGAAGGCAACGTCGGTCAAAACGTCTTCGAGCCGGTGATTCGCGCGATCGATTCGAACCACCGATCCGTCTATCTGCCGCGGGTTCGCGGGGTGTTGCCCGAACTGCTGGAGTTGTTCGACGCGCCAGACGCTAGCCTTGTGGCCGGCTCGCGCGAGCAGACCTCCAGCCCGCTGCAATCGCTCTTCTTGATGAACAACCCCTTCGTGCAGCGTCAGGCGGAAGGACTCGCCCAGCTCGTCGCCAATCGCCCGCCGAGCGAACAGATCGAATATGCGTATCTCCTCGCTTTGGGCCGCAAGCCACGCGAGGAAGAAAAGCAGCTTGCCAACTCATTCATGAACGACATTGGTAGCGCTCGTTTAAGCACGCAGCAGAAGTTAACAGCCTATTGTCAGGCGTTAATCTGCACCACGGAGTTCTGTTCGATTGATTGA
- a CDS encoding cytochrome c produces MARTMLVRTAYVLLALAVTTFAWAQTKQPKVVRRAQPPKFDKPDSTYFADAFKEGLTGERPGNLGVAAAAVVSTGGNTGSPTAAPAGNTGVAGSGWAALVSPATLEDAVKTLKLQIDTGVTTPSEFAGKGYKAARRDFSVMAMTFAIIGEYEGDVRWKKDAPAARDAFAQTAANAKVGTQGVYNEAKKRKEELQDLIGGANPFEGKSAEPKATWGSVCNRSPLMQHLENVWEPKLKPALSDKGQFAANIDKILLDAELFAAIGAVLAKEGMEDADTSEYTALCDKLKNASTEIVEACKTKDFDRASKASIEIGKSCVECHENYRS; encoded by the coding sequence ATGGCTCGCACGATGTTGGTACGGACTGCATATGTGTTGCTCGCGCTGGCGGTGACTACCTTCGCCTGGGCCCAAACCAAGCAGCCTAAGGTGGTTCGTCGCGCGCAGCCGCCGAAGTTCGATAAGCCCGATAGCACCTACTTTGCCGATGCGTTCAAGGAAGGTTTGACGGGCGAACGCCCCGGCAATCTTGGTGTCGCCGCTGCAGCGGTTGTTTCGACGGGGGGGAATACCGGCTCGCCGACGGCTGCACCGGCAGGCAATACCGGTGTGGCAGGCTCGGGTTGGGCGGCCCTCGTTTCGCCGGCGACGCTCGAAGACGCAGTGAAAACGCTGAAGTTGCAGATCGATACCGGAGTGACGACCCCCAGCGAATTCGCCGGCAAGGGTTACAAAGCGGCTCGCCGAGACTTCAGCGTGATGGCGATGACGTTTGCGATCATTGGCGAATACGAAGGTGATGTACGTTGGAAAAAAGATGCCCCCGCCGCTCGCGACGCCTTCGCCCAGACCGCCGCCAATGCCAAGGTCGGCACGCAAGGCGTTTATAACGAAGCGAAGAAGCGTAAGGAGGAACTGCAGGACTTAATCGGCGGAGCCAATCCGTTCGAAGGAAAATCGGCAGAGCCGAAAGCTACTTGGGGAAGCGTCTGCAACCGTTCGCCTTTGATGCAGCACCTCGAAAATGTGTGGGAACCCAAGCTCAAGCCGGCCCTCTCTGATAAGGGGCAGTTTGCGGCGAACATCGACAAAATATTGCTCGATGCGGAACTGTTCGCGGCCATCGGTGCGGTGCTCGCTAAGGAAGGAATGGAAGACGCCGATACCAGCGAGTACACGGCGCTGTGCGATAAGCTGAAAAATGCGTCAACGGAAATTGTCGAAGCTTGCAAGACCAAGGACTTCGATCGCGCGTCGAAAGCGTCGATCGAAATCGGCAAAAGCTGCGTGGAATGCCACGAAAACTATCGGTCGTAA
- a CDS encoding gamma-glutamylcyclotransferase family protein, whose amino-acid sequence MERDQWYFAYGSNLHRGQLSRRIKLSFDAADTFQRAYLPNYQLAFNMRGEDGEFYANIVWPGSGVHGVLYRCDLEAFKKLDAYETGYDRREVVVTNEQQEPITAWVYLSRLENIAPGSRPNTTYLQTILKGAREHGLPAEHIQAIELLAWG is encoded by the coding sequence ATGGAGCGAGATCAGTGGTACTTTGCCTACGGCAGCAACTTGCATCGTGGGCAACTCAGCCGACGGATTAAGCTCTCGTTTGACGCGGCCGATACTTTTCAGCGGGCTTACCTGCCGAACTATCAGCTGGCGTTTAACATGCGCGGCGAGGATGGCGAGTTCTACGCCAACATTGTGTGGCCCGGCAGCGGCGTGCATGGGGTGCTGTATCGCTGCGATCTCGAAGCATTTAAAAAGCTCGACGCCTACGAGACTGGTTACGACCGCCGCGAAGTTGTGGTGACCAACGAACAGCAGGAACCGATCACCGCGTGGGTCTATCTGTCCCGCCTGGAAAACATCGCCCCGGGCAGCAGGCCCAACACCACTTACCTGCAAACGATCCTCAAGGGTGCTCGTGAGCACGGCTTACCCGCCGAGCACATCCAAGCCATTGAGCTGCTGGCTTGGGGCTAA
- a CDS encoding DUF1559 family PulG-like putative transporter, with protein MTFHARRAFTVVELLVVIAIITVLMALLMPAVQAARESARRTTCANHLRQIAVGTLTHNTQWEYFPSAGVHWSDARTKAGNSSPHIAKRQNWGAFYQLLPYIEQEAVHEGADDAKVAATVIKIYFCPTRRKPVALPGIESGLPKGLRGAVDYAGNGGSGRGGKTVFPAAASFNSQDGIIIPRTATGRNFPCKNELISLGMIKDGTSSTLMFAERNYNRKRAGQSSQYDENNGYIGAWDWDTIRWSYHLPAPDRRDTSIYDRRFGSSHFAVLNAAFCDGSVKSLQYNIDLQVFRQLTVRNDGKAPQL; from the coding sequence ATGACTTTCCACGCACGTCGCGCCTTCACGGTTGTTGAACTGCTTGTCGTGATCGCCATTATCACCGTACTGATGGCGCTGCTGATGCCAGCCGTGCAAGCAGCTCGTGAGTCGGCGCGGCGCACAACGTGCGCGAATCACCTGCGCCAGATTGCCGTGGGAACGCTGACTCATAATACGCAGTGGGAATACTTCCCCAGTGCCGGTGTTCACTGGAGCGATGCCCGAACCAAGGCCGGCAACTCATCGCCGCACATCGCCAAACGACAGAACTGGGGAGCCTTCTACCAGTTGTTGCCGTACATCGAGCAAGAGGCGGTACACGAGGGGGCCGACGACGCCAAGGTCGCCGCCACGGTAATCAAGATCTATTTTTGCCCCACCAGACGGAAGCCGGTCGCACTTCCCGGCATTGAGAGCGGGCTGCCAAAGGGCCTGCGAGGTGCCGTTGACTATGCGGGCAACGGCGGCAGCGGACGGGGCGGCAAGACCGTTTTTCCTGCTGCGGCAAGCTTTAATAGCCAGGATGGAATTATCATTCCCCGTACAGCCACCGGCCGCAACTTTCCTTGCAAGAACGAATTGATCAGTCTCGGAATGATCAAAGACGGAACCTCCAGCACCTTGATGTTTGCCGAGCGTAACTATAATCGCAAACGAGCAGGTCAAAGTTCGCAATACGACGAAAACAACGGCTACATCGGTGCCTGGGACTGGGATACCATTCGCTGGAGCTATCACCTACCGGCCCCCGATCGTCGCGACACTTCGATATACGACCGGCGTTTCGGCAGCTCACATTTCGCGGTGCTAAATGCCGCGTTTTGCGATGGTTCGGTGAAATCATTGCAGTACAACATCGACCTGCAGGTGTTCCGGCAGTTGACCGTTCGTAACGACGGCAAAGCGCCGCAACTGTAG
- a CDS encoding transglutaminase-like domain-containing protein, protein MRIKVGYEISFDSPQPAPMLLMLYLHPTRVPTTLQPDFLQVNPPQFVSEYYDSYGNRCGRIVAPAGRITFRNEALVDDCGLPDLQAPHAPQALVQDLPAEVLLYLLASRYCEVDSELKDVAWTLFGQVPAGWARVQAITNYVHHHIRFDYMQARATRTALEVYRERVGVCRDYMHLAITFCRNCNIPARYCTGYLGDIGVPRSDAPMDFSAWFEVFLGGQWYAFDARNNKPRVGRVLMARGRDAADVALTTTFGVNTLKSFKVWTDEVPSN, encoded by the coding sequence ATGCGCATTAAAGTTGGTTACGAGATTTCTTTCGATTCCCCCCAGCCAGCACCGATGCTGCTGATGCTCTACCTGCATCCCACGCGGGTGCCGACAACACTGCAGCCCGACTTTTTGCAAGTCAATCCGCCGCAGTTCGTTTCCGAGTACTACGACTCGTATGGCAACCGCTGTGGACGTATCGTCGCACCGGCGGGACGAATCACTTTTCGCAACGAAGCCCTCGTCGACGATTGCGGCTTGCCCGATTTGCAGGCCCCGCATGCGCCGCAAGCCCTGGTGCAAGATCTGCCCGCAGAAGTGTTGCTGTATCTGCTCGCCAGCCGCTATTGCGAAGTCGATAGTGAACTGAAGGATGTGGCGTGGACTCTGTTTGGCCAGGTACCCGCTGGCTGGGCTCGCGTACAAGCGATCACCAATTATGTCCATCACCACATTCGCTTCGACTACATGCAAGCCCGGGCCACGCGCACGGCCCTTGAAGTCTACCGCGAGCGCGTGGGCGTTTGTCGCGACTATATGCACCTGGCTATTACCTTCTGCCGCAACTGCAATATCCCTGCTCGCTATTGCACGGGCTATCTCGGCGATATTGGCGTACCGCGCTCCGATGCACCAATGGATTTCAGTGCGTGGTTCGAGGTCTTTCTCGGTGGCCAGTGGTATGCTTTCGATGCACGAAACAACAAACCGCGCGTCGGTCGCGTGCTGATGGCTCGCGGTCGCGATGCGGCCGACGTGGCCCTGACGACCACCTTCGGCGTGAATACGCTAAAGTCATTCAAGGTTTGGACCGACGAAGTCCCCAGCAATTAG
- a CDS encoding pyridoxal-phosphate-dependent aminotransferase family protein, which translates to MIAPELHPPVRLLMGPGPSDTHPRVLQALAKGTVGHLDPFYLETMNGLQDMLRQVFRTQNPMTMAISGTGSAGMEATVVNLIEPGDAMVVCVNGVFGGRMVDVAERAGAKVTKVEKPWGHVFTPEDLAPALASKPKVVGIVMAETSTGAHQPIEAISKAVHEAGALLLVDAVTALGGVPLEVDAWNIDAIYSGTQKCLSCPPGLSPVSFSPRAMEVVMSRKTKVQSWYLDVSMLANYWGQNRVYHHTGPINMTYGLYEALRLILEEGLENCFARHKKNHEALRAGLAAIGIRYSTQEGHILPQLNAVHIPEGVDDAKVRSTLLTRFGIEIGAGLGAFKGKVWRIGLMGYGSRQANVLLFLSALEQVLAEQDYLFQHGSSVAAANDTYV; encoded by the coding sequence GTGATCGCACCAGAACTGCACCCTCCCGTTCGTCTGCTGATGGGCCCTGGTCCCAGCGATACTCATCCCCGCGTGCTGCAAGCCTTAGCCAAGGGTACGGTCGGCCATCTCGACCCGTTCTACCTCGAAACAATGAACGGGCTGCAGGATATGCTGCGGCAAGTCTTTCGCACCCAGAACCCCATGACGATGGCCATTAGCGGCACCGGTTCAGCCGGCATGGAAGCCACGGTCGTCAACCTGATCGAGCCGGGCGATGCGATGGTCGTGTGCGTGAACGGTGTGTTCGGCGGCCGCATGGTCGACGTGGCCGAACGGGCCGGAGCGAAGGTCACGAAGGTCGAAAAACCGTGGGGGCATGTCTTCACACCCGAGGATCTGGCCCCCGCTTTAGCGAGCAAGCCAAAGGTGGTCGGCATTGTCATGGCCGAAACATCCACCGGCGCTCATCAGCCCATCGAAGCAATCTCGAAGGCGGTACATGAGGCTGGCGCACTACTCTTGGTCGATGCCGTGACGGCGCTCGGAGGTGTGCCATTGGAAGTCGACGCCTGGAACATCGACGCAATTTATTCGGGCACGCAGAAGTGCCTCAGCTGCCCGCCGGGTCTTTCGCCCGTCTCGTTCAGTCCGCGGGCGATGGAAGTCGTTATGTCGCGGAAGACGAAGGTCCAAAGCTGGTATCTCGATGTCTCGATGCTGGCAAACTACTGGGGGCAAAACCGGGTCTATCATCACACCGGGCCGATCAACATGACCTACGGCCTGTACGAAGCCCTCCGCCTCATCCTCGAAGAAGGACTAGAAAACTGCTTTGCCCGGCATAAGAAGAATCATGAAGCCCTGCGCGCCGGCCTGGCCGCGATTGGCATTCGCTATAGCACCCAAGAAGGGCACATCTTGCCGCAGCTGAATGCGGTGCATATTCCGGAAGGGGTCGACGACGCCAAGGTTCGGAGTACCCTGCTGACTCGCTTCGGCATCGAAATTGGTGCTGGTCTCGGCGCGTTCAAAGGCAAGGTCTGGCGCATTGGGCTGATGGGTTACGGATCGCGACAGGCCAATGTCTTGCTGTTCCTTTCCGCGCTCGAACAAGTTCTGGCCGAGCAGGACTACTTGTTCCAGCATGGTTCCAGCGTGGCCGCTGCGAACGATACGTATGTCTAG
- a CDS encoding DUF1501 domain-containing protein produces the protein MKRKLFCSNQISAVSRRDALKSLSAGFGFLAFAGLASAQAAEERNGSLLAPRAPHFEPRAKRVIFLCMRGGPSHVDTFDYKPRLQQDHGKPSHYGTPWCASHWKFQQHGKSGLWMSELFPHLAKQADELCLLRGMHCDQPAHAQAYLQMHTGHFQFVRPSMGAWTLYGLGTENQNLPGFISINPTSANGGSKNYGSAFLPAAYQGTKFTVADSSARNRRIDQLRRGEVNPYGINNAVNKQLSKPLQRAQLDLIASLNRDKLSRDKHNPIIEGAIENFELGFRMQEAVPEVMDVSKETKETLALYGVNEDPTDGFGRQCLLARRFVEAGVRFIELGHGTWDQHSNLQTALSDNCAETDKPIACLIADLKRRDLLKDTLIIWGGEFGRTPYSPDGNGRDHNHKGYTTWLAGGGVKGGFAYGATDDHGYEAVEGKMHIHDWHATILHLLGFDHERLTYRYGGREMRLTEVAGSVAKAIIA, from the coding sequence ATGAAACGAAAACTGTTTTGCTCAAACCAGATCTCGGCCGTTTCACGGCGAGACGCGCTCAAGTCCCTCTCGGCAGGTTTTGGCTTCTTGGCGTTCGCCGGCTTGGCGTCTGCGCAAGCTGCCGAGGAAAGGAATGGCTCGCTATTGGCTCCGCGCGCGCCGCACTTCGAGCCGCGGGCAAAGCGAGTGATCTTTCTCTGCATGCGCGGCGGGCCGTCGCACGTTGACACGTTCGACTACAAACCGCGGCTTCAGCAAGATCACGGAAAGCCGTCGCACTACGGGACTCCTTGGTGTGCGTCGCACTGGAAGTTTCAACAGCACGGTAAGAGCGGTCTGTGGATGTCGGAACTGTTCCCGCACTTGGCCAAACAAGCGGATGAGTTGTGCTTGTTGCGGGGAATGCACTGCGATCAGCCGGCACACGCGCAAGCGTACTTGCAAATGCACACAGGGCACTTTCAGTTCGTGCGACCGTCGATGGGAGCGTGGACGCTGTACGGATTGGGCACTGAGAATCAGAACCTACCCGGCTTCATCTCGATCAATCCGACCTCAGCCAATGGGGGATCGAAGAACTACGGCAGTGCCTTTCTGCCGGCCGCTTATCAAGGAACCAAATTCACCGTCGCCGACAGCAGCGCTCGAAACCGCCGTATCGATCAACTGCGGCGAGGCGAGGTGAATCCCTACGGCATTAACAATGCAGTCAACAAACAACTTTCCAAGCCCCTCCAGCGTGCACAGCTCGACCTAATTGCGTCACTGAACCGAGACAAGCTGTCACGCGACAAGCACAACCCAATTATTGAAGGAGCAATTGAAAACTTCGAACTGGGCTTCCGCATGCAGGAAGCAGTGCCTGAAGTGATGGACGTGTCGAAAGAGACGAAAGAGACGCTCGCGCTGTATGGCGTCAACGAGGACCCGACGGACGGTTTCGGCCGCCAGTGCTTGCTGGCTCGCCGTTTTGTGGAGGCCGGCGTCCGTTTCATCGAACTGGGGCATGGCACTTGGGACCAGCACAGCAACCTGCAAACGGCGCTGTCCGACAACTGTGCCGAGACTGACAAGCCCATCGCCTGCCTGATCGCCGACTTGAAGCGTCGTGACTTGCTGAAAGACACGCTCATCATTTGGGGTGGTGAATTCGGCCGCACTCCGTATTCACCCGACGGCAACGGCCGCGATCACAATCACAAAGGCTACACGACGTGGCTGGCCGGCGGCGGCGTCAAGGGCGGATTTGCGTATGGCGCGACCGACGATCACGGCTACGAAGCCGTCGAAGGCAAGATGCACATTCACGACTGGCATGCCACGATTCTGCACTTACTTGGCTTCGATCACGAGCGACTCACCTACCGCTACGGCGGCCGAGAGATGCGGCTAACTGAAGTGGCCGGTTCCGTAGCCAAGGCGATTATCGCCTAA
- a CDS encoding sigma-70 family RNA polymerase sigma factor, which produces MPDSPSNHESTTSDNASDLFVAQLMEHRHRIYAFIAKQLVNPADAEDVFQKTSIVLWKKMQDFDAEGSFFHWACGVAFNEVRNFLTVQRRSRLHFDVELVELLAEEAKCEGELSESRLSALRQCMENLSERQQEILRRSYMGASTITEVAEELGRERAALYKQLARLKEKLIDCIRVRLAQEGVG; this is translated from the coding sequence ATGCCAGACTCTCCCAGCAATCACGAATCAACGACAAGCGACAACGCCAGCGATCTGTTTGTCGCTCAGCTCATGGAGCATCGACACCGCATCTACGCTTTCATCGCCAAGCAACTTGTTAATCCGGCCGACGCCGAGGACGTGTTTCAGAAGACAAGTATCGTGCTCTGGAAAAAGATGCAGGATTTCGACGCCGAGGGTAGTTTTTTCCACTGGGCGTGCGGTGTCGCTTTCAACGAAGTGCGAAACTTTTTGACTGTGCAGCGCCGCAGTCGGCTGCACTTTGACGTGGAACTGGTCGAATTACTGGCCGAAGAAGCCAAGTGCGAAGGTGAGCTAAGTGAGTCACGGTTATCGGCACTTCGCCAATGCATGGAGAATCTTTCGGAGCGACAACAGGAGATTCTTCGCCGCAGCTACATGGGAGCGTCAACCATCACTGAGGTTGCGGAGGAACTCGGTCGCGAACGTGCGGCGCTCTATAAACAACTCGCGAGACTGAAAGAGAAACTGATTGACTGTATCCGTGTTCGGCTTGCCCAAGAGGGGGTCGGATAG
- a CDS encoding FecR domain-containing protein, which translates to MNETELRNLIDLCVAGDIKPEQHELLQAELKASSQARAAFREQLDMEAALRTWAAEDGTASIHSTRQESSESRKISLRVKLAIAASVAFIAAGWWMWGLREDQPQPIVESPGDSNVSRVVYVGTIGSQHDCVWQGDSPVITGGRFSSRKLSLTSGVAELKFDSGTNVILEGPCEFKVVDFDTAHLLAGSVVVHVTELSDGFVLSTPEATIIDEGTEYAVTLNEEATEIHVFDGAIRWEPISKDDAPATERIETGEARRYSRSQPGHGARIPFGQRLFVRQIEAEVRNEAGQALLAYDGFENLAGRIQRDRSGFGWSGGWQSGRRGRGQLGEIVNTPSDTVFGIERSGRRLLRLSAGEAIVREFEKPLPLDKGNAYYVSFLLRRSAVNALSESAANEFFELALINDGERTGHRSRKWFTFGITSSRQPFIKSVGTIASAARVIDVDEHYFCIGKILVTHEQVTTSFRIYDSSESLDTQEPTAWTVVGSTGPCDFRLAGVRVGTAQDAKYDIDELRIGTTWLSVVATPSDGKKPSEISTE; encoded by the coding sequence ATGAACGAAACAGAACTTCGGAACCTGATTGACCTTTGTGTGGCCGGCGACATCAAACCGGAACAACACGAGCTCTTGCAGGCGGAATTGAAAGCCAGTTCGCAAGCTCGCGCCGCTTTTCGTGAGCAGCTCGACATGGAAGCCGCACTGCGCACTTGGGCCGCGGAAGACGGAACAGCAAGCATTCACTCTACCCGCCAAGAAAGTTCCGAGAGCCGAAAGATTTCGCTACGAGTCAAGCTCGCCATTGCAGCATCGGTTGCATTCATCGCCGCCGGTTGGTGGATGTGGGGTCTCCGTGAAGATCAGCCGCAACCGATCGTCGAATCTCCCGGCGACTCCAATGTCAGTCGCGTGGTTTATGTTGGAACCATTGGGTCGCAGCACGATTGCGTCTGGCAAGGCGATTCGCCCGTGATCACGGGCGGCAGGTTTTCGTCGCGGAAGCTATCTCTTACCTCCGGTGTTGCGGAATTGAAGTTTGACTCCGGTACGAACGTGATTCTGGAGGGGCCGTGCGAATTCAAGGTTGTTGACTTTGATACCGCGCACTTGTTGGCAGGAAGCGTTGTTGTGCATGTCACCGAGCTGTCGGATGGCTTTGTGCTCAGCACTCCCGAGGCCACGATCATCGATGAGGGAACCGAATATGCAGTAACGCTGAATGAAGAGGCAACGGAGATTCACGTCTTCGATGGGGCAATACGTTGGGAGCCAATTTCTAAGGATGATGCACCGGCAACTGAACGTATTGAGACCGGCGAAGCCCGGCGCTATTCCAGATCGCAGCCCGGGCATGGCGCGCGCATTCCGTTTGGGCAACGGCTCTTTGTGCGGCAAATCGAAGCCGAGGTGCGAAACGAAGCCGGGCAGGCATTGCTCGCCTACGACGGGTTTGAAAACCTTGCCGGCCGCATCCAGCGGGATCGCAGCGGCTTCGGTTGGTCCGGCGGTTGGCAATCAGGCCGTCGCGGTCGCGGACAGCTCGGCGAGATCGTAAACACCCCCAGCGACACCGTCTTCGGCATCGAGCGATCCGGGCGAAGGCTGTTGCGACTTTCCGCGGGGGAGGCGATTGTTCGCGAGTTCGAGAAGCCGTTGCCACTGGACAAGGGAAATGCCTATTACGTCAGCTTTCTTTTGAGGCGTTCGGCCGTCAATGCGTTGTCAGAAAGCGCAGCCAATGAATTCTTCGAACTGGCGCTGATCAACGACGGTGAGCGAACCGGTCATCGATCCCGAAAGTGGTTCACGTTTGGAATCACGTCATCTCGACAGCCGTTTATCAAGAGTGTTGGCACAATCGCGTCTGCTGCCCGCGTGATCGACGTTGATGAGCACTACTTTTGTATTGGCAAGATACTTGTGACTCATGAGCAAGTGACAACGTCGTTTCGAATCTACGACTCATCCGAATCGCTCGACACTCAAGAACCAACGGCGTGGACAGTCGTAGGTAGCACGGGACCATGCGACTTTCGCCTGGCTGGAGTCCGGGTCGGCACGGCTCAAGATGCCAAATACGACATCGATGAGTTAAGGATTGGCACGACCTGGCTGTCGGTCGTCGCAACTCCTTCTGATGGCAAAAAGCCGTCTGAAATCTCAACGGAGTGA